One region of Candidatus Bathyarchaeota archaeon genomic DNA includes:
- a CDS encoding serine/threonine protein phosphatase, producing MDSLVSGAKAAATPDFVELTQKVTHQLLKERKGVRKGLVQLKPEGSGIVIGDLHGDLKSLQTILQKSSATEKLQSKEATMVFLGDYGDRGRHSAEVYHIVLSLKVAYPDQVVLLRGNHEAPRGMMASPHDLPYEFRRHFDDDWEQAYDALWELWAELANAVLVEGQYLMVHGGVSPKIRSIQDLADPKGTMLVDLLWSDPDDSLRGIEASPRGFGHLFGADVTQTVLETLNVGMLIRGHQPNQRGYQLNHGGRVLTLFSCKGAPYHNRYGSYLEVPLAKKYPDSGEFVACCVRRF from the coding sequence GTGGATAGTCTTGTTAGCGGAGCCAAAGCGGCGGCGACCCCCGATTTTGTAGAGCTAACTCAGAAAGTGACGCATCAGCTCCTAAAAGAACGAAAGGGCGTCCGAAAAGGATTGGTGCAGTTGAAGCCAGAAGGCAGCGGCATAGTGATTGGCGACTTACACGGCGACCTCAAAAGCCTCCAAACCATTCTCCAAAAAAGCAGCGCCACAGAAAAACTGCAATCCAAAGAGGCAACGATGGTGTTTTTGGGCGACTACGGCGACCGCGGCAGACACTCAGCCGAAGTCTACCATATCGTGCTAAGCCTCAAAGTCGCATATCCTGATCAGGTTGTACTGCTGCGAGGCAACCATGAAGCCCCGAGGGGCATGATGGCTTCTCCGCATGATCTGCCCTACGAATTTCGGCGACACTTTGACGACGACTGGGAACAAGCCTACGACGCCCTCTGGGAACTATGGGCAGAACTGGCAAACGCGGTGCTGGTAGAGGGACAATACTTGATGGTGCATGGCGGTGTGTCCCCAAAAATTCGTAGTATCCAAGACCTTGCAGACCCAAAGGGTACGATGCTGGTGGATTTGCTCTGGAGCGACCCTGACGATTCGCTGCGGGGTATAGAGGCGTCGCCTAGGGGATTTGGGCACTTGTTCGGGGCGGATGTTACCCAAACCGTTCTGGAGACTCTGAATGTAGGTATGCTGATTCGGGGACACCAACCAAACCAACGAGGCTACCAACTAAACCATGGCGGCAGGGTGTTAACGTTGTTTTCCTGCAAAGGCGCCCCCTACCACAACCGATACGGCTCGTACCTAGAGGTACCGCTTGCCAAAAAGTATCCTGACTCAGGCGAGTTTGTGGCATGTTGCGTTAGGCGATTTTAG
- the mch gene encoding methenyltetrahydromethanopterin cyclohydrolase encodes MGKISVNQLAWQKAQKFLDNPDLYGVAISKSSAGATIIDAGVKAPGGFAAGKLFTELCLGAAATVELGFKSYGDYTFPSVTITSDHPAVAMLGSQFAGWRIKDGDQIAIGSGPARAIALKPKEVYEEIDYIDQSDKAVITLESNVLPSDVLIEKVLKNCSNVSAQNLIVVVAPTASVAGLTQVTGRVVEVGIHKLKTLGLDPKVIRYATGYAPIPPVGPDFEVAMARTNDVILYGGTVYLTVDYDDEAKLQQLVKDAPSINSKDYGKPFLQIFLDAGKDFYKIDGGLFAPAVLMINNAKTGRTFKAGQINPKVLAQALGF; translated from the coding sequence ATGGGTAAAATCAGCGTAAACCAATTAGCTTGGCAAAAAGCCCAGAAATTCCTCGATAACCCCGACCTATACGGCGTCGCCATCAGCAAGTCCTCGGCGGGCGCAACCATCATTGATGCAGGCGTCAAAGCCCCCGGCGGATTTGCGGCAGGCAAACTCTTCACTGAACTCTGCTTAGGCGCTGCTGCCACAGTAGAGTTGGGCTTCAAAAGCTACGGCGACTACACGTTCCCATCCGTAACAATCACATCTGACCACCCCGCAGTAGCCATGTTAGGCAGCCAATTCGCTGGCTGGCGAATCAAAGACGGCGACCAAATCGCCATCGGCTCCGGACCTGCACGTGCAATCGCACTCAAACCAAAAGAAGTCTACGAAGAAATAGACTACATCGACCAATCTGACAAAGCAGTCATCACATTGGAAAGCAATGTTCTACCCTCCGACGTATTAATAGAGAAAGTCCTCAAAAACTGCAGCAACGTTTCCGCCCAAAACTTAATTGTAGTTGTTGCTCCAACCGCAAGCGTCGCTGGCTTAACGCAAGTTACAGGACGCGTCGTCGAGGTTGGTATTCACAAACTCAAAACACTCGGACTCGACCCCAAAGTCATCCGCTACGCCACGGGTTATGCGCCCATCCCGCCAGTCGGACCAGACTTCGAAGTCGCAATGGCAAGAACCAACGATGTCATCCTATACGGCGGAACCGTCTACTTAACCGTCGATTACGACGATGAAGCCAAACTCCAGCAACTAGTAAAAGATGCCCCCTCAATCAACTCCAAAGACTACGGCAAACCGTTCCTACAAATCTTCTTAGATGCCGGTAAAGACTTTTACAAAATCGACGGCGGACTATTTGCCCCCGCGGTGCTCATGATTAATAACGCTAAAACTGGCCGAACCTTCAAGGCAGGGCAAATAAATCCTAAGGTGCTTGCGCAAGCCTTAGGCTTCTAA
- a CDS encoding anaerobic ribonucleoside-triphosphate reductase — protein MTVCPECGHTVTVPCREIKNTMFYVALFYCPKCGCSFRVQRYSDCWFIKQ, from the coding sequence ATGACCGTTTGTCCTGAATGCGGGCATACCGTAACTGTCCCTTGCCGAGAAATCAAGAACACCATGTTTTATGTGGCGCTATTCTATTGCCCAAAATGTGGATGCAGCTTCCGAGTTCAACGCTACAGCGACTGCTGGTTCATAAAACAATAA
- the thpR gene encoding RNA 2',3'-cyclic phosphodiesterase: MSEQIRSFIAFDIQNDSVMSRIAAAQRLLIQTNADLKLVEPVNIHVTVRFLGAISPEMVEKVYAAMKNIKFSPFTIRLNGLGVFPTLNYPRVVWAGIKDGAEQLRSIFEQLEPQIHDLGFAPDPNGFSPHLTIARVRSGANKQRLVDLVQRQEDYDFGVIRADCLRLKKSELTPRGPTYTTLKEYCP; encoded by the coding sequence ATGTCCGAACAAATTAGGAGCTTCATAGCTTTCGACATCCAAAACGACAGCGTTATGAGCAGGATCGCCGCGGCACAGCGCCTTCTTATTCAGACCAACGCTGACCTAAAACTCGTAGAACCCGTCAATATTCATGTAACTGTTCGTTTCTTGGGAGCCATCAGCCCCGAGATGGTGGAGAAAGTTTATGCAGCCATGAAAAACATAAAATTCAGCCCATTCACCATCCGACTAAACGGTTTAGGAGTCTTCCCGACACTCAATTATCCCCGAGTGGTCTGGGCAGGCATCAAAGATGGAGCCGAACAACTCAGAAGCATCTTTGAGCAACTCGAGCCCCAAATTCACGATTTAGGATTCGCACCCGACCCCAACGGTTTTAGCCCGCACTTAACCATCGCGCGGGTACGGTCAGGCGCAAACAAACAGAGACTCGTCGATTTGGTGCAACGCCAAGAAGACTATGACTTCGGCGTCATCAGAGCAGACTGTCTGCGGCTTAAAAAAAGCGAACTGACACCCCGCGGCCCCACCTACACTACGCTTAAAGAATACTGCCCATAA
- the cca gene encoding CCA tRNA nucleotidyltransferase, with product MESVTQQILKKITPTPEERQRVDALSRRLQQQIIEACQTEGVPAKVRVEGSVAKDTYLNENPDIDIFIRLPKSIPRKNLGEVGLKIAKKAAGDAEQLERFAEHPYLEIIVDDYRVDIVPCYDAARGEWQSATDRTPYHTDYIKTHLSEPLHGEVRLLKRFMQGIGVYGAEIKVGGFSGYLCELLVMHYGSFAGVIEAFAAYSERVVIDPEGYYKERQTELPLLFPEPLVIVDPVDKGRNVASAVQPQKLYSFIAASRAFQTKPSEQFFYPPKTHAVSPDIIQKQLTNRGSAFVFLFVGEAAAVPDVLWGQLYRSKRSLRRLLETNGYTVLQDAVWSNERSMTAFVFELEQQLLPNVKKHLGPPLERGVECEKFLAKYVSDKSVLAGPYVEEGHWVVELPRKSTNAVALLYERLADGGKNAGVADLVAQAARERLEVLVNGEVLKVYVEHSDFAVFLTEFLSGKPFWLEAQ from the coding sequence ATGGAGAGCGTCACCCAACAAATCCTCAAAAAAATAACGCCCACACCAGAGGAACGCCAAAGGGTTGACGCATTAAGCCGCCGACTTCAGCAACAAATCATAGAGGCTTGCCAAACCGAAGGGGTGCCCGCAAAGGTGCGCGTGGAAGGTTCCGTAGCCAAAGACACTTACCTTAACGAAAACCCCGACATCGACATCTTCATCCGACTACCCAAAAGCATTCCCCGCAAAAACCTCGGTGAAGTCGGCTTAAAAATCGCCAAAAAAGCCGCAGGAGACGCTGAACAACTCGAACGCTTCGCAGAACATCCTTACCTTGAAATCATCGTTGACGATTACCGCGTAGATATCGTTCCCTGTTACGATGCGGCACGTGGAGAGTGGCAAAGCGCAACTGACCGCACACCGTATCACACTGACTACATCAAAACTCACCTCTCGGAGCCGCTTCATGGCGAGGTGCGGTTGCTTAAGCGGTTCATGCAGGGCATCGGAGTGTATGGCGCCGAAATCAAAGTAGGCGGATTTAGCGGTTATCTGTGTGAGCTTTTGGTGATGCATTACGGCTCCTTTGCAGGCGTCATAGAGGCGTTTGCCGCGTACAGCGAACGAGTGGTCATTGACCCCGAAGGCTACTATAAAGAAAGACAAACCGAACTACCGCTACTGTTCCCCGAACCCTTGGTTATTGTAGACCCCGTGGATAAGGGTCGAAACGTCGCGTCCGCGGTGCAGCCCCAAAAACTCTACAGCTTCATCGCCGCATCCCGAGCCTTCCAAACCAAACCATCCGAGCAGTTCTTTTATCCGCCTAAAACCCACGCCGTCTCACCTGACATCATCCAAAAACAACTTACCAACCGCGGCTCAGCATTTGTGTTTCTGTTTGTAGGCGAAGCAGCGGCTGTTCCAGACGTGTTATGGGGGCAACTTTACCGTAGCAAACGCTCGCTGCGTAGACTACTCGAAACCAACGGCTACACGGTTCTGCAGGACGCCGTCTGGAGCAACGAACGGTCCATGACTGCGTTTGTGTTCGAGTTGGAGCAGCAGTTGTTGCCTAACGTTAAGAAGCATCTTGGGCCACCCTTGGAGCGGGGTGTGGAGTGTGAAAAGTTTCTCGCCAAATACGTCTCCGACAAGTCTGTGTTGGCGGGTCCCTATGTTGAAGAGGGGCATTGGGTGGTGGAGTTGCCCAGAAAAAGCACCAACGCCGTTGCGTTACTTTATGAGCGGTTGGCGGATGGCGGCAAAAACGCTGGCGTCGCCGATTTAGTTGCCCAAGCCGCGCGGGAGCGTCTGGAAGTGCTGGTTAATGGTGAGGTGCTTAAAGTTTATGTGGAGCACTCGGATTTTGCGGTGTTTTTAACAGAGTTCCTCTCGGGTAAGCCGTTTTGGTTAGAAGCCCAGTAG
- a CDS encoding undecaprenyl-diphosphate phosphatase, producing MDLLQSIILGFIQGTTEWLPISSTGHLRLAEIFFGLSVPLLFDVTLHVGTLFVILFYFRRDLKNVLTALWHRDLKSPDGKLIVPIIIGSIPTGAIALLVGNDLDIYFSTLLFLGVGFIVSGVFLLATRFTKETKSTISPLAALLIGIMQGLSIVPSISRSGFTIATALLLGIKKEVAFKFSFLLSIPAIIGALGVTLYQEGSGVLLTSGIGMLELVAALAVTVAVSFVALKILWKVLTANKFYLFAIYCFAMGAVLIVLSLLGF from the coding sequence ATGGATTTACTTCAATCAATCATCTTAGGCTTCATCCAAGGCACCACTGAGTGGCTCCCCATATCCAGCACGGGGCATCTGCGTCTCGCCGAAATCTTCTTTGGCTTAAGCGTACCCCTGCTCTTCGACGTCACCCTGCACGTGGGAACCCTGTTTGTCATTTTATTCTACTTCCGCCGAGACCTCAAAAACGTGCTAACTGCACTTTGGCACCGAGACTTAAAAAGCCCAGACGGCAAACTAATCGTGCCCATAATCATCGGCTCCATCCCCACCGGCGCCATAGCCCTACTCGTCGGCAACGACTTAGACATCTACTTCAGTACCCTACTCTTTTTGGGTGTAGGCTTCATAGTCAGCGGAGTATTTCTGCTCGCCACTCGCTTCACCAAAGAAACCAAAAGCACCATCAGCCCCCTCGCAGCGTTGCTCATCGGCATCATGCAAGGCTTATCAATTGTGCCTAGCATATCCCGTAGCGGATTCACCATCGCCACCGCCCTACTCTTAGGCATCAAAAAAGAAGTAGCCTTCAAATTCTCTTTCCTGCTCTCAATCCCCGCAATCATCGGAGCATTAGGCGTCACACTCTACCAAGAAGGCAGCGGCGTTCTCCTAACATCGGGCATCGGCATGCTTGAATTAGTCGCCGCCCTAGCCGTCACGGTTGCTGTGAGTTTTGTGGCGCTAAAAATCCTCTGGAAAGTGCTCACCGCCAACAAATTCTACCTATTTGCCATCTACTGCTTTGCAATGGGCGCAGTCCTAATCGTGTTGAGCCTACTGGGCTTCTAA
- the hisS gene encoding histidine--tRNA ligase, protein MPTFQTVRGMRDLIGEEAQTFTYIITNARQTASLYGFREVITPHVEPLELLSAKSGEEIRQRMFIFEDLGKRQVALRPEFTASIARLTTTALKNEPKPLRLFSVGTVYRYDEPQRGRYREFWQSNFEIMGSPRPEADAEIVLLTNNLMSKLGLRGYAFKIGHIGVIRGILTQEGVDEKTQNAVLQRMDKKEYEAAQKLLESPKAQQMLQGLIAIKGADWQDTLSQIKSLVAGYTAATAAADNLAEILTLITQSTELTLTVDPAFARGLEYYTGMIFEVYIPQLEIALGGGGRYDKLIEAFGGDPTPGVGCAHGIDRVAIALQTQNAAITDNAIKRVAVLAITENLKPQSLKIAQQLRAEGLSVEFEVMGRKMAKALEDADKRGADFAVIVGERELKEGAVMLKDLVGRQQSVVPIAELAQKIKN, encoded by the coding sequence ATGCCTACGTTCCAAACTGTCCGCGGAATGCGCGACCTCATCGGAGAAGAAGCCCAAACCTTCACCTACATCATCACAAACGCCAGACAAACCGCCTCCCTCTATGGCTTTAGAGAAGTCATCACCCCCCACGTCGAACCCCTCGAACTCTTAAGCGCCAAATCAGGCGAAGAAATCCGCCAACGCATGTTCATCTTCGAAGACCTCGGCAAACGCCAAGTAGCCCTACGCCCCGAATTCACCGCCTCCATCGCACGCCTAACCACCACCGCCCTCAAAAACGAACCCAAACCGCTACGCCTCTTCTCAGTAGGCACTGTCTATCGCTACGATGAACCCCAACGCGGCAGATACCGAGAATTCTGGCAATCAAACTTCGAAATAATGGGCTCCCCCAGACCCGAAGCAGACGCCGAAATCGTGCTCCTAACCAACAACCTGATGTCCAAGCTGGGCTTGCGGGGGTATGCGTTTAAAATCGGTCATATCGGCGTCATCCGTGGCATCCTCACCCAAGAAGGCGTGGATGAGAAAACCCAAAACGCTGTGTTGCAGCGGATGGACAAAAAAGAATACGAAGCCGCCCAAAAGCTGCTTGAATCGCCAAAGGCGCAGCAGATGCTCCAAGGCTTAATCGCAATAAAAGGCGCAGACTGGCAAGACACCCTTAGCCAAATTAAATCCTTGGTCGCAGGCTACACGGCAGCCACAGCAGCCGCAGACAACCTCGCCGAAATCCTAACCCTCATAACTCAAAGCACGGAACTTACCCTAACTGTAGACCCTGCGTTTGCCCGTGGACTCGAATACTACACAGGCATGATTTTTGAAGTCTACATCCCTCAACTCGAAATCGCGTTGGGCGGCGGCGGACGCTACGACAAACTTATCGAAGCCTTCGGCGGCGACCCCACCCCCGGAGTCGGATGCGCACATGGCATCGACCGAGTCGCCATCGCATTGCAAACCCAAAACGCAGCGATAACCGATAATGCTATCAAACGTGTCGCTGTGCTTGCCATCACCGAGAACCTTAAACCTCAATCCCTAAAAATCGCCCAACAACTCCGCGCAGAAGGCTTATCCGTTGAGTTTGAGGTTATGGGTCGTAAAATGGCGAAGGCGCTTGAAGATGCGGATAAGCGGGGTGCGGACTTTGCGGTTATTGTCGGTGAGCGGGAACTCAAAGAGGGCGCGGTTATGCTAAAAGACCTTGTGGGTCGCCAGCAGAGTGTGGTGCCCATAGCTGAGTTGGCTCAAAAAATCAAAAATTAA
- the glnA gene encoding type I glutamate--ammonia ligase gives MKNFKNPTWKEQVTKVIQQIQEKDIKFVRLQFTDINGFLKNLAVSAKNMESIFENGQSFDGSSITGYRPIEESDMVLYPDPTTFAVLPWRPKEKSSARLICDVYTPQNKRFEGDPRYILERAIEKATKANYTFICAPELEFFIVKESETGGLPTPIDLAGYFDFHPGDLTDDLRREIADTAEAFGIDIEISHHEVALGQNEIDFKYGEALETADRAITMKMCGKVVAARAGYITTYMPKPFQGINGSGMHTHQSLWNKEMTQNLFYAEDAKNGYLSDIARNFIGGQLAHGRKMCAVLNSWPNSFKRLVPGYEAPVYLAWAHKNRSPLIRVPNFGGRKNAARMEIRCPDGAGNPYLQFAVLLSAGLDGIKNKIDPGEAVELNVYHMSYEERKQRGIVSLPENLKEALDELETSELMRETLGPVTFDNFLKEKRHEWDLYRLQVTEWEVNRYIKRL, from the coding sequence ATGAAAAATTTCAAAAACCCAACCTGGAAAGAACAGGTAACAAAAGTCATCCAACAAATTCAAGAAAAAGACATAAAATTTGTTAGGCTGCAATTCACCGACATTAACGGTTTCCTAAAGAATCTGGCAGTTAGCGCCAAAAACATGGAAAGCATCTTCGAAAACGGACAATCCTTCGACGGATCCTCGATCACTGGCTACAGGCCAATTGAAGAGTCCGACATGGTTCTCTACCCAGACCCAACCACCTTCGCAGTATTGCCCTGGAGACCAAAAGAAAAATCCAGCGCCAGACTAATATGTGACGTTTATACTCCACAAAACAAACGCTTCGAAGGTGACCCCCGCTACATCCTTGAACGCGCCATCGAAAAAGCAACCAAAGCAAATTACACCTTCATATGCGCACCAGAACTAGAGTTTTTCATAGTTAAAGAAAGCGAAACAGGCGGGTTACCAACCCCAATCGACTTAGCAGGCTACTTTGACTTCCACCCCGGAGACTTAACCGACGACCTCCGCCGCGAAATCGCAGACACAGCCGAAGCATTCGGCATAGATATCGAAATCAGCCACCACGAAGTCGCACTAGGACAAAACGAAATCGACTTCAAATATGGTGAAGCTCTAGAAACCGCTGACCGCGCAATCACCATGAAGATGTGCGGCAAAGTTGTCGCGGCACGCGCAGGCTACATCACCACATACATGCCTAAACCATTCCAAGGCATCAACGGATCAGGCATGCACACTCACCAGAGCCTCTGGAACAAAGAAATGACCCAGAACTTGTTCTATGCCGAAGACGCAAAGAACGGTTACCTCTCCGACATTGCTCGCAACTTCATCGGTGGACAACTAGCACATGGACGAAAAATGTGCGCAGTGCTCAACAGTTGGCCAAACAGCTTCAAACGCTTAGTCCCAGGTTATGAAGCACCAGTCTACTTGGCGTGGGCACACAAAAACCGTAGTCCACTTATCCGCGTTCCTAACTTCGGCGGAAGAAAGAACGCTGCAAGAATGGAAATCCGCTGCCCCGACGGCGCCGGCAACCCATACCTCCAGTTCGCAGTGCTCTTATCCGCAGGCTTAGACGGTATCAAGAACAAGATTGATCCCGGAGAAGCAGTGGAACTAAACGTTTACCACATGAGCTACGAAGAACGCAAACAACGCGGAATCGTCTCACTGCCAGAGAACCTCAAAGAAGCACTAGATGAACTTGAAACCAGCGAATTAATGCGCGAAACATTGGGTCCAGTGACCTTTGATAACTTCCTCAAAGAGAAACGCCACGAATGGGACCTCTACCGCCTACAAGTCACCGAATGGGAAGTTAACCGCTACATCAAACGACTCTAA
- a CDS encoding RsmB/NOP family class I SAM-dependent RNA methyltransferase: MSGKDFFFSRYEQLGWKPQTVKLRQAIRLNNSNAKGKNIPGRLEAIGIHLQKISWLKEGYWVLDAQVSPGATAEYLLGYYSIQEAAAQLPVTLFSNLRGKRVLDAAAAPGGKTIQLADSMENSGIITAIDVDKRRLAALSNHLERCHISNTVVYQLDARQAPSLNAKFDRVLVDAPCSGNFAADRDWLKNRTLTDVERNARVQREILAKAVDCLSPDGELVYSTCSLEPEEDELNMDWAIKNLPVQLEEVICNGASGLVNVFGKQLDPTVARCKRFWPGETQGFFVAKLRRTQK, from the coding sequence ATGTCGGGCAAAGATTTCTTCTTTAGTCGCTACGAACAATTAGGATGGAAACCCCAAACCGTTAAACTACGGCAGGCTATTCGCCTCAACAACTCCAACGCAAAAGGCAAAAACATCCCCGGCAGACTCGAAGCCATAGGGATCCATCTCCAAAAAATTTCATGGCTCAAAGAAGGCTACTGGGTACTTGACGCGCAGGTTTCCCCCGGCGCAACCGCTGAGTACCTTCTGGGCTATTATTCAATTCAAGAAGCCGCCGCCCAACTTCCCGTGACGCTTTTCTCTAACTTAAGGGGCAAACGTGTACTCGATGCGGCTGCTGCACCCGGCGGCAAAACCATCCAACTCGCCGACTCCATGGAAAACTCAGGCATAATAACCGCCATAGACGTGGATAAACGGCGCCTCGCAGCCTTATCCAACCATCTTGAACGCTGTCACATAAGCAACACTGTGGTTTATCAGCTTGATGCCCGCCAAGCCCCCAGCTTAAACGCCAAATTTGACCGCGTACTCGTCGATGCGCCCTGCTCAGGGAATTTCGCTGCTGACCGCGACTGGCTCAAAAACCGCACCCTCACAGACGTCGAACGCAACGCTCGAGTGCAACGCGAAATTCTCGCAAAAGCCGTTGACTGCCTCTCCCCTGATGGGGAATTAGTGTATTCAACGTGTTCGCTGGAGCCCGAAGAAGACGAGTTGAATATGGATTGGGCAATCAAAAATCTCCCTGTCCAACTTGAAGAAGTCATCTGCAACGGAGCTTCGGGATTAGTTAACGTGTTTGGCAAACAGTTAGACCCAACCGTCGCGCGGTGTAAGCGGTTTTGGCCTGGCGAAACGCAGGGGTTCTTTGTAGCTAAACTTCGGAGGACCCAAAAATGA
- the nikR gene encoding nickel-responsive transcriptional regulator NikR, with translation MSKIVRVGVTFPPDLLQDFDEIISKMGYESRSKAIQDAVRLYVSERKWVKEENSTQTGVILMVYDHDTRGLESELTDSQHHHTDLISSTMHIHLGEHDCLEVIAVKGKGSEIRHLADDLTRRRGVKILKTMIATV, from the coding sequence ATGTCAAAAATTGTCCGCGTAGGTGTAACTTTTCCTCCTGACTTGCTCCAAGACTTCGATGAGATCATCTCAAAAATGGGGTATGAAAGCCGCAGCAAAGCAATCCAAGACGCAGTGCGGCTCTACGTGTCCGAGCGGAAATGGGTAAAAGAAGAAAACTCCACCCAAACAGGCGTCATTTTAATGGTTTATGACCACGACACCCGAGGACTCGAAAGCGAATTAACCGACTCCCAACACCACCACACCGACCTCATCTCCTCCACCATGCACATTCACCTAGGCGAACATGACTGCCTGGAAGTAATCGCTGTAAAAGGAAAAGGCTCAGAAATCCGACACCTAGCCGACGACTTAACCCGACGAAGAGGAGTAAAAATCCTCAAAACAATGATAGCAACGGTCTAA
- the nadA gene encoding quinolinate synthase NadA — translation MDLPQKILELKKEKKAIILAHNYQRAEIQELADYVGDSIELSRKAAAVKDAEMIVFCAVDFMAESAVIMNPHKKVLLPSLGARCPMAQMLTVDEIKRAKKQYPKAPVVLYVNTLAACKAESDICCTSANAVEVVKSLDADTVLFGPDKNLAEFVAEKTGKTIIPIPANGFCPTHLLFQPEDVKVLKLQHPDAVVMVHPECSSEMRKIADFVGSTSKMCLYAKESNAKSFIVGTEEGIMHRLKKENPTKAFYLAYDGAICPNMKLTTLERLYASLKEEKHVVEIPLDVADKARTSLERMIQLKA, via the coding sequence ATGGATTTACCCCAAAAAATCCTTGAACTTAAAAAAGAAAAGAAAGCCATCATCTTAGCGCACAATTATCAGCGTGCCGAGATTCAAGAGTTAGCAGACTACGTCGGCGACAGCATTGAATTGAGCCGTAAAGCCGCCGCAGTCAAAGACGCGGAAATGATTGTGTTTTGCGCAGTTGATTTCATGGCAGAATCCGCAGTCATCATGAACCCTCACAAAAAAGTGCTTCTACCTAGTCTGGGTGCAAGGTGCCCCATGGCGCAAATGTTAACTGTGGACGAGATTAAACGCGCCAAAAAACAGTACCCCAAAGCTCCCGTTGTTCTCTATGTTAATACCTTGGCTGCCTGCAAGGCTGAGAGCGACATTTGCTGCACCAGCGCCAACGCGGTCGAAGTCGTAAAGAGTCTTGACGCGGATACAGTGCTGTTTGGCCCCGACAAGAACCTTGCCGAATTTGTTGCGGAAAAAACTGGCAAAACAATAATTCCCATACCCGCCAACGGTTTCTGCCCCACGCACCTGTTGTTCCAACCTGAAGATGTCAAAGTCCTCAAGTTGCAGCATCCTGACGCTGTTGTCATGGTTCATCCTGAATGTAGTAGTGAAATGCGTAAAATCGCTGACTTCGTCGGCAGCACTTCAAAGATGTGTCTTTACGCAAAGGAATCGAATGCGAAAAGCTTCATTGTTGGAACTGAAGAGGGAATTATGCATAGACTCAAGAAAGAAAACCCCACAAAAGCATTCTACCTCGCCTATGACGGCGCGATTTGCCCCAACATGAAATTAACTACGCTTGAACGCCTCTACGCCTCACTTAAAGAAGAAAAGCATGTAGTGGAAATCCCGCTTGACGTGGCTGACAAGGCGCGGACTTCGCTGGAACGGATGATTCAGCTAAAAGCTTAG